A single window of Leishmania braziliensis MHOM/BR/75/M2904 complete genome, chromosome 27 DNA harbors:
- a CDS encoding putative eukaryotic translation initiation factor eIF-4E, translating to MSAPSSAPPHKMTNLHKLQRAWTLWYDSPSTYNTENWEMSLVPIMTVRSVEEFFVMLRYMKPLHALRTSSQYHFFQEGVKPMWEDPVNKKGGKLWVNLDITSSNGRSSNNSSSAAAADGSAAEAKTDLDKAWENVLMATVGEYLDCVEKKDASAEPFVTGIVMSKRKYHNRLAVWVSDASATDKIEVLKKALTKEASLAPIASIVFTKHGEAS from the coding sequence ATGTCAGCTCCATCTtccgctcctcctcacaaAATGACGAACCTGCATAAGCTGCAGCGTGCCTGGACGCTCTGGTACGATAGTCCATCGACGTACAACACGGAAAACTGGGAGATGTCCTTGGTGCCCATTATGACCGTGCGCTCCGTGGAGGAGTTCTTCGTTATGCTCCGGTACATGAAGCCTCTTCACGCcctgcgcacctcctcgcagTACCACTTCTTCCAGGAAGGTGTGAAGCCCATGTGGGAGGACCCGGTAAACAAGAAGGGTGGAAAGCTCTGGGTGAACCTTGATATCACCAGCTCCAATGGTCGGAGCAGTAACaactccagcagcgctgcagcagccgatggcagcgcggcggaggcCAAGACTGACCTTGATAAGGCATGGGAGAATGTTCTGATGGCCACTGTAGGCGAATATCTTGACTGCGTAGAGAAGAAGGACGCATCAGCGGAGCCGTTCGTGACGGGTATTGTCATGTCGAAGCGTAAATACCACAACCGTCTCGCCGTGTGGGTGAGCGATGCATCAGCAACGGACAAGATCGAGGTGCTGAAGAAGGCGCTAACAAAGGAGGCGAGCTTGGCGCCGATTGCATCCATTGTCTTCACAAAGCACGGCGAGGCTTCTTAG
- a CDS encoding ghistone H1 like, with the protein MVVALKKASAKKAGAKRVASKAARSKRVTKKAAPKKKAAKRVAKKAAPKKKAGAKKAVAKK; encoded by the coding sequence ATGGTTGTTGCTCTCAAGAAGGCTTCCGCGAAGAAGGCCGGCGCGAAGAGGGTCGCTTCCAAGGCTGCTCGCTCGAAGAGGGTGACAAAGAAGGCCGCgccgaagaagaaggcggcgaagagggtGGCAAAGAAGGCCGCgccgaagaagaaggcgggcGCAAAGAAGGCCGTTGCCAAGAAGTAG